A region of Thermodesulfovibrionales bacterium DNA encodes the following proteins:
- a CDS encoding TlyA family RNA methyltransferase produces MKERLDVILVERGIAASRERARALIMEGKILVNDAPVTKAGAMFTRDVGLAVRGGDIPYVSRGGLKLEAAIEHFGIDLDGAVAMDVGSSTGGFTDCMLQKGARKIYCIDVGYGQLSWSLRNDARVVLFERTNIRHLDRKKVPEEIDFASIDVSFISLKKILPKVAEFLGKSGEILALVKPQFEVGRGEVGKGGIVREEDKRLAAVDSVRAFAEGMGLKVSGEFRSPVPGQKGNIEFFLLLRKP; encoded by the coding sequence ATGAAAGAACGCCTTGATGTCATCCTGGTAGAACGGGGGATAGCCGCCAGTCGGGAGCGTGCCCGGGCGTTGATCATGGAAGGAAAGATCCTTGTCAATGACGCGCCTGTCACAAAGGCCGGCGCCATGTTTACCCGAGACGTCGGTCTTGCAGTCAGGGGCGGTGATATTCCTTACGTAAGCCGTGGCGGACTGAAACTCGAGGCCGCCATAGAACATTTTGGCATAGATCTTGACGGTGCCGTTGCAATGGATGTCGGATCTTCCACCGGCGGGTTCACAGACTGTATGTTGCAGAAGGGCGCAAGAAAGATATATTGCATAGATGTCGGGTACGGACAGCTTTCATGGTCGTTGAGAAATGACGCAAGGGTCGTCCTCTTCGAGAGGACGAACATACGCCATCTCGACAGGAAGAAGGTCCCCGAGGAGATCGATTTCGCAAGCATAGACGTCTCCTTTATCTCTCTGAAGAAGATACTGCCGAAGGTCGCGGAGTTTCTTGGAAAGAGCGGCGAGATCCTTGCTCTCGTAAAGCCTCAATTTGAGGTCGGCAGGGGAGAGGTCGGAAAGGGCGGCATTGTGAGGGAAGAAGATAAAAGGCTCGCAGCCGTGGACTCTGTGAGGGCCTTTGCCGAAGGAATGGGGTTAAAGGTGTCGGGGGAGTTCCGTTCACCGGTCCCGGGCCAAAAGGGAAATATCGAATTCTTTCTATTGTTGAGGAAGCCATGA
- a CDS encoding ABC transporter permease, whose translation MTEQQKVSFLPFFHPLGKGTVQVINDLGSAAIFFALAFVKIFRPKQIREIIQQVFYIGARSSNIVMLIGLFTGMVLGLQLYHTLTKVGSTGFLGSVIALSLIRELGPVLTAIMITARAGSAMTAEIGILRISEQIDALYTMRVDPVRYLISPRIAASIISFPLLTAFFDLIGILGGYLSGVVLLGVNEGVYFYRIHAYVDMTDIRGGFIKSIVFAVLVSTICCYQGYFTHLRTDSYGAKSVSLSTTSAVVLSCVMILIADYVITSFLM comes from the coding sequence ATGACAGAACAGCAGAAGGTTTCTTTCTTGCCTTTTTTCCATCCACTCGGCAAAGGGACAGTGCAAGTCATAAACGATCTTGGCTCAGCAGCTATCTTCTTTGCGCTTGCCTTTGTGAAGATATTCCGGCCCAAACAGATACGGGAGATTATTCAGCAGGTCTTTTACATCGGCGCACGGTCATCGAATATCGTGATGCTCATCGGCCTCTTCACCGGCATGGTCCTCGGCCTGCAGCTATATCATACGCTTACGAAAGTAGGTTCAACGGGGTTCCTCGGCTCTGTCATAGCCCTCTCGCTTATCAGGGAGTTGGGGCCTGTCCTGACTGCGATCATGATAACCGCACGGGCGGGCTCCGCGATGACGGCTGAAATCGGCATCCTCCGTATTTCCGAGCAGATTGATGCCCTGTATACAATGCGGGTCGACCCCGTCAGGTATCTCATCAGTCCACGTATCGCTGCCTCTATTATCAGCTTTCCCCTGCTGACAGCCTTCTTCGATCTCATCGGGATCCTCGGCGGCTATCTCTCCGGCGTTGTCCTCCTCGGTGTCAATGAGGGCGTTTACTTCTATCGAATACATGCGTATGTGGATATGACAGATATCAGGGGAGGGTTCATCAAATCAATCGTCTTTGCGGTGCTTGTATCGACAATCTGCTGCTACCAGGGGTACTTCACTCATCTCCGTACTGATAGCTACGGAGCAAAAAGCGTCAGTCTCTCAACCACCTCGGCTGTCGTATTGTCCTGTGTCATGATCCTTATCGCAGACTACGTTATAACATCGTTCTTAATGTAA
- a CDS encoding ATP-binding cassette domain-containing protein codes for METPLIEFRDVTKRFNENTVLDGANLKIYENQITTIIGKSGTGKSVLLKHIIGLLPPDEGTILFRGLPVNKMKKTEWDKYRSAVSYMFQNNALFDSMTVFDNIALPLRQTTNIGKKQISGKVMSRIEQLELADVAHKYPSELSGGMQKRVALARALVTDPAIVLFDEPTTGQDPIRKNVILSMIAHYRKQFKFTAVLVSHDIPDVFFISDRILLLWEGKIAFHGTYEELSKLKHPMIAEYLQSLEGLRDELTGLISKERFKSRYVRMPGGGTVDIKSAALLFSIDLDILAAAIGWQAALEVLKTLAEHIKNYFSPLGGFSARHFRDDILTILPNAGPEEAEQLMRDFAQGLEQKALPEIQALSRGNTGIEKCFEISVTAGITEVSFSDTLEQILERAAKNQKIIVTYKCGKEGSLK; via the coding sequence ATGGAAACGCCTTTGATAGAATTCAGGGATGTCACCAAGCGCTTTAACGAAAATACCGTGCTTGATGGAGCGAATCTCAAGATTTACGAAAACCAGATTACCACGATAATTGGGAAAAGCGGCACAGGTAAGAGCGTCCTCCTCAAACACATCATCGGCCTTCTCCCTCCTGATGAAGGGACCATACTTTTTAGGGGATTGCCCGTTAACAAAATGAAGAAGACAGAATGGGACAAATACAGGAGTGCGGTCAGCTATATGTTCCAGAATAACGCTCTTTTTGATTCCATGACGGTCTTTGATAATATAGCCCTCCCGCTCAGGCAGACGACAAATATCGGGAAGAAGCAGATCAGCGGAAAGGTCATGTCGCGGATCGAACAGCTGGAACTCGCGGACGTTGCTCATAAGTACCCGTCAGAACTCTCCGGCGGGATGCAGAAGCGGGTGGCACTGGCGCGGGCGCTTGTTACAGATCCGGCAATAGTGCTTTTTGACGAGCCGACAACAGGACAGGACCCGATAAGGAAAAACGTGATACTGAGCATGATCGCCCACTACAGAAAACAGTTTAAGTTCACCGCTGTTCTTGTCAGCCATGACATCCCCGATGTCTTTTTCATCTCTGACCGTATCCTCCTTCTCTGGGAGGGAAAGATCGCTTTTCATGGAACTTATGAGGAACTGTCTAAGCTTAAACATCCTATGATCGCTGAATATCTTCAAAGCCTTGAGGGTCTCCGGGATGAACTCACGGGCCTGATTTCGAAAGAGAGGTTCAAATCCAGATATGTTCGGATGCCGGGCGGCGGAACGGTCGATATCAAAAGCGCTGCCCTGCTTTTTAGCATTGATCTTGACATTCTTGCAGCTGCGATTGGATGGCAAGCTGCCTTAGAGGTCCTCAAGACCCTCGCAGAGCATATAAAAAACTATTTCAGTCCGTTGGGAGGTTTTTCCGCGCGCCACTTCAGAGACGATATTCTTACGATTCTGCCCAACGCAGGGCCTGAAGAAGCCGAGCAATTAATGCGTGATTTTGCTCAGGGGCTCGAACAAAAGGCTCTCCCTGAGATCCAAGCGCTCAGCCGGGGAAACACAGGAATCGAGAAGTGCTTTGAAATATCGGTGACTGCAGGCATAACTGAAGTCAGTTTCTCTGATACACTTGAGCAGATCTTAGAAAGGGCAGCGAAGAATCAAAAGATCATCGTAACATATAAGTGCGGAAAGGAGGGTAGTCTGAAATGA
- the mlaD gene encoding outer membrane lipid asymmetry maintenance protein MlaD: MKNYSMESVVGIFVVIGLLCVGYMTVKLGKVSLFSDDYYSLNARFDSVSGLRVDSPIEIDGIEVGRVARLSLDHERQMALAELKIKKGIKVYSDAIASIKTAGLIGDKFVKIDPGGSGEILKPGGTIIDTTPPINIEDLLGKYIFGDVTKGNSKDTK; the protein is encoded by the coding sequence ATGAAGAACTATTCAATGGAGTCTGTTGTCGGCATATTTGTGGTTATCGGGCTGCTCTGCGTGGGTTATATGACAGTGAAACTCGGCAAGGTCTCCCTTTTCAGTGATGATTACTATTCACTTAATGCCCGCTTCGATTCGGTATCGGGACTGCGTGTCGATAGCCCGATCGAGATTGATGGCATTGAAGTGGGAAGGGTGGCACGACTGAGTTTGGACCATGAGCGACAGATGGCATTAGCGGAATTGAAGATCAAAAAAGGAATAAAGGTTTACAGCGACGCAATCGCGTCAATCAAGACCGCCGGTCTCATCGGCGATAAATTCGTCAAGATCGATCCAGGAGGCAGCGGTGAAATCCTGAAACCTGGAGGGACGATTATCGACACCACCCCGCCTATTAATATAGAGGACCTGCTGGGTAAATACATATTTGGAGATGTCACGAAGGGCAATAGTAAGGATACCAAATGA